One window from the genome of Cryptomeria japonica chromosome 6, Sugi_1.0, whole genome shotgun sequence encodes:
- the LOC131033609 gene encoding E3 ubiquitin-protein ligase RING1-like, translating into MDEMSIIAIACIVIVSGIILATFWYIASGLRRNISSAIATHIQELGLEEEDPSSLDSVGLHRQVIEALPVSQYKSHDGHQCSVCLSEYGDSEIVKLLPNCNHYFHKECIDKWFLSHSSCPVCRTTVHPNSSSRSLLDLEQDHGRDGSLPEQPISSGI; encoded by the coding sequence ATGGATGAAATGTCAATCATAGCCATAGCTTGCATTGTTATCGTTTCTGGGATTATTTTAGCAACTTTTTGGTACATTGCATCTGGCCTGAGAAGAAATATTTCCTCTGCCATAGCAACCCATATTCAAGAGTTGGGTTTGGAAGAAGAAGATCCCTCAAGTCTGGACTCTGTGGGTCTTCACAGACAAGTAATAGAGGCTCTCCCAGTATCTCAGTACAAATCACATGATGGGCACCAGTGTTCAGTCTGTTTATCTGAATATGGGGATTCTGAGATAGTCAAGCTGTTGCCCAACTGCAATCATTACTTTCACAAAGAATGTATAGATAAATGGTTTCTTTCTCACTCTTCTTGCCCTGTTTGCAGAACCACAGTGCACCCCAATTCATCTTCAAGAAGCTTATTGGACTTGGAACAAGATCATGGAAGAGATGGTTCATTACCTGAACAACCCATTTCTTCAGGAATTTGA